Genomic DNA from Lactuca sativa cultivar Salinas chromosome 8, Lsat_Salinas_v11, whole genome shotgun sequence:
atttaacccttttaagttcaatgaaagtacatctTATGAACAGAATAGAACAAGAAAACTCATACCTTCATGTGTTTCATGATCTTTAAGTTTAAATCAATCCTCTTTGTCACTTTCATCACTAAAATAACTGGTTTTCTTTGTCTTCTCTTTTTTCCCTTTCTTCATGGTTTCATCTTGATTCCCATCCCTACCACCCAACAACCTCTCATCAGCCCCATTATCCACCACTGACGCCCAATTATCATCCTCAAACACCGCATCACCACCAGTTTCATCATCGTCCCCACCCCCTTCCTCCTCCTTGCTCCGCCtatatccaccaccaccaccctctCTCCTTCCCCGTTTTGATGGCTGTGGACGCTCCCGTGGCCCAAACTGATTCTTTGGACACTCATACGACAAGTGTCCACCCTCTCCACATTCATAGCATCTGCTCTTGTCTTTATACACTCTTCTTTTAATAAACTCCGGAGCCCTACCATTATCAGCAGCTATGGAAGCAGTCAATGTTCGACCATTGAGAATTTTCCCATTGATTCCATTAACTGCTTTTACAGCATCATCACGAGCTACAAACAAGATGAAAGCAACACCACGGCTCTCCCGAGTAACCTTGTCTCTGAGGATTGTGACCTTGGCAACCTTCCCGAAAGTAGAGAAGATGGTGAACAGATCGGAGTTAGTGAGGCTATAATCAATGTTGCTAACGTACACCGTGGATTTGGATGGGGCTAAACCTCCACTCTTACCCCCACTAGATGATGAGGATTTTGTTAGGGTTTTATCGGAAGAGGAAGAAGGTGGTTGCGGTGCAACAGAGGAATATCTGTAGTAAAATGTTTCGTCTTCGTCATCGTCGCTGTATCTCCCCATTTTCGCAGCAACTAAAGCATCAAATCCTGGTCAGGCTTCAAAGTAGCAACTTACTTGAACACAGGTGGCTGCTTCGACGGAAAGTAGGTAAATATCTAGATTGAATTTCTCGAACACAAAAGTTGATTGAGCCTTCAACGAAACCCTAAATCGCCGTTCGAGTGCGCAAAATCGATTCCAAGAGCAAATCTCGCAGGTACACCGTCTGCTAAACAAGATTGTCGATGCTTAAATTCTTCATCAATCGTCAATGTTTGATTTTGGGGATATCCCGCGagattgattttgggaagaagACGCGAATGTTTGGCATCCACTCTAGTCTAAAGATGCATGGATAGAAATTTCGCCACAAAAGTTTTTGAAATTACACTATatcaatcatattttcataatcgggaaaatgacttaggaggtaACCTCttagacaaaactgcacaaatggttcTTTGGGTAGCTCAAAATTGCTACTTTAGTTTAAAAAAATTTGGACTAGCACCACagattcaaaattttcattttgttgcgaattTGGTCCAATTTGGtatgaacttttttataatgacgattttgcccttactattttttttcagtttttttattaattctattaattttttgatgaaataaaaaaaacaaaataaaaaaaccaaCTAACccatccatctctctctctctctctctctctctctccaccgtGTCACCGAAAACCACTGATAGCTGCCGAAAGCCACTGCCATCTGCCGGAAACCACCACAATCTGTCGGAAATCGCCGCCACAACCATCATTCTTGTCGGAAACCACCTCCAAAACTTCCATTCTATCCGCATTTCAACTTTCTGCTTCTTCACTCTCTTCTTGTCCGAAAACCTCATGAACTATCACCACCATTTGATGAATTCAAACATAATTTTTCCAAATATGAAGAACAAAACATTCTAATTTTTCTGATCTGAAGAACAAGAAGTACTTACAAACTTGTAAACCACAAGATTAACTAGATTTGTAAAGGCACAAGAACTATTTACAGATTTGTAGAAGCTTAACATTCTTAAATCAAAATCTACACTGATATGGATCAAGAAAGATGAACACGATGCTGATATGGATCTAGAAAGACcaagacaaaaaaaaattggCAGCGAATACGTGGCCTGAGTCGTTCGAAGGTGTTGAAACCCCTTCATCAAAGCTTCCACCGTCTTTAGATCTTGAAAAAAGGACGATaggttttttttcaaaattgtAAAGGACGAAACTAGGATTTTTCTTAGTTTCTCTTCTTCTCCGTCGCCCTTCCCATATGGATTAGGTTTTTGTCCTGAAAATCGAGCTACCACTGTGGGATGGGTTTCCAGATATAAAGAGGAAGAGGGTTTTCAGATCGATAGATCTGAAGAAAGTTTTAAGACTTCACCGGTGTAGATCTGTTCTCGTCTAAGGACATTGGAGACATGAGCTCGCGACTGAAGACTCTCGAGGCAAAGAGGCGGATTTTGATTCAAGGTTTTATCCTCCACCGTTTCGTCTTCAGATCACCATGTGTGTCTTCAGATGAAGAACCCGAGAACTGATGAACTGATTTGATTCCGTCTTCTGATTTCATATTCTTCTTTCTCCATTATTCGATCTTCCCTCTATTTTCCCTTCCTTGATTGTTTAGGGAGAAAAGTCTAGAGAAGAAACATATCTCAGATCTGGTTTTGGTtggacgagagagagagagagagagagagagagagagagagaaagagagagagagaaaaaaggaGGGGTTAGTTGgtttttctaatttattttttatttatttcatcaaaaaattaatataattaataaaaaaaactgaaaaagaaaaaaaaagtagggcaaaatcgtcattataaaaaagttcatatcaaattggaccaaacttgcaacaaaatgaaaagtttggacctgtggtgctagttcaaacttttttggaccaaagtggcaattttgagctaaccacagggaccatttgtgcagttttgtctattgacaacttcttcttcttttacATAATAAAGCAATTAACTTGTATAAGTATTTAAATTACACTAATATTACCAACTAATAtatgttttaaccggtaactcaaagggaatatgacttaggagggtaactacctattatccgtgttcacatattgacaacttcttattttttgtacataagaaagcaactaacttgttttaactatgtaacatcccaaaaatcatgaccaaaaatttcgtttttaatttaatactaaaaccataattgtcaaacaattaatttaatactccggcagCGGGCCCCGCCCGTTATCAGGACCtgtctggcatcgagccccgctcggtatacagatgtgtctctcttaggccacacataaagaaacatactctattGTATCCTTGttctaagaaacatactctgctaataatgagatacagaACTTTGTCCGTACTCAACTAGTTCCAGCCAGAGCTTCAGCAGTGCAAGgagagtctcctcactgtgtgaatgtgtctaaggccacaatgtcagcccatgtagtctatgagtaggaagacccgggggttagccctaggcattgtatgctagtatgttattctagaccaaggtccgatgtcgggcgggtgcccgaggaatgtttgcatgttagattatacttgttgtctgtgtgatacttgtatgtgcctggtagggaggtgagtgtaggcgaggtcccgtatctcatcactagctgagtacggacgGTGTTCCGTATCTTATTATTAGCaaagtatgtttcttaggacagggatatggtataatatgttttttatgtgttagcatgttatatgattgtatgtgtttagcgggtggggcccggagacaggcggggcctaagatagatagatctgtataccgagcggagctcgatgccaggcggggtctGATGacgggcagggcccgatgccggagtattaaattaatggtttgacaattatggttttagtattaaattaaaaacaaaatttttagtcatgatttttgggatgttacacagttaaaacaagttagttgctttcttatgtacaaaaaataagaagttgtcaatatgtgaacacggataataagtagttaccctcctaagtcattttccctttgagttaccggttaaaaaaTGTATTAATtggtaatattggtgtaatttaattagttaaaacaagttagttgtttTATTATGTGCAAAAAAAaaagaagttgcctatatgtgaacacggataagaggtagttaacctcctaagtcattttccctttcatAATTATATCTAGGGCTCACTACGCAAAGCAATCTTATTTtatggaagaaaaaaaaaagacaaaaataacatAATCCTAACTTGTTACCCTATATGTTTATCTTTTAACCCATTAGGATTTTTGTCTTAACTTGTATTTTTTTCTCCACTTTATTTATGTTAACATGTTAAAGAAGAAAGTTTTACATAAATGTAGCGAGTAAACAAGCAATAAGTTGTTCGGCAACCCCTTTTTGgatgacaaaactaattcttttaaaatcatttttagaTCTTGGGgtaataacattactatgcatgaccCATTGGACTTTATTGAGTAGCTTCACAGCTTCTGACACAAGGAAACCGGAAGTATCAAATGCAAAATGTATAAAcgtgtgttgattttccatgcacgttTTCTCATGTTTTGTCATTTTGCATGATGCAGCTTTTAAAACAGTTTGCTCCACTGTGAAAACCTCACCCCCTAAGCCTACAAGAGGGGAAACCCTTGTTAGATCCATACATGCATGCTTCCTTCCAGCCCATCCAAATATTAAAACATCAGCTGGTCTTAGTGTTGATCTTCCTTCCAATGAGTCAATCAGAAAGTTCACAAGTGCCTCTTTCTTGGCAGAAACCCCAGCACGCCTAAATATGTCGAAAAGAACATCCCTAGGAATATGGCTCAattatcatggtatcagagcggaGGTTTGATATGTTAGAATATTTTGTAACAGTCATCTGTGGCGTGGATGTTCGTTTGATTGTTAGCATTCACTTGTTGCTGTTAGTTTGTTGTTGTTCGATTTCTTGTTGCTCAATTGGTTGCTTCCGATGGTTTATTGTTCTTGTTCTCTGATTGCTTGTCTATCGTTGTGGTTATTTATTTGTTGTCAACATGACTGGAGACGATGATTCCTTTCAGTCAATCAGTACTCGATTAGATGGAAAGAATTACACTTATTAGAGTTATGTTATGAAGAACTTCCTTCGTGGGAAGAATATGTGGGGCAATGTCACTGGGACTAAAGCCAAACCTTCAGTGCTTTAAGCTGAAATTTTCAATTTGTTGGTTGATACTTGGGAGACTGATAACTTCAAAGTCATTATTTAGATTAACAATTCTATTACATAGTCTATTAGTATGCAGTTGGCTAAATATGACACATCAAAGGAGGTTTGGAATCATTTGGAGAAACTGTATACTCAGTCAAAATTTGCTAAACAATATTAGTTAGAATATGACATTCGTGCCCTTCAGCAAAATGATATGAGTATTCAAGATTTTGATGTTGCTATGTCTGATTTGTGGGATCAATTGACTCTTACTAAATCTAACGAGTTAAAAGACTTTGAGTCTTATATTGCTAGAAGGGAAGAACAACGTTTGGCTTAGTTTTTTATAACATTGCGTTTTGATTTTGAAGGCCTATGTGGAATGATTCTCCATCGTTCTCCCTGTCCCTCAATGGATTCTTTTTCATGAGCTGATTGCTGAAGAAACTCATATCAAGTCTCATGTTGATAaagatgttggataaggtgtctaagtccataatatattataagttctaatatattaatatgaaagcatattatttaattagtcttgatctaaaattaatttagaattaatttagtgattaaaagtgtgactaattaaatatggactcttgtatttatatagtgtgggcttaatgcttatttagaatgggttAGGCTGCATGgtaagtccatggagctttaacccatgcatctcatggaaatgaaaggtcatgggtattagggtttacatggaggtaaccctaatccaccacactatataatgGAATCCTTGGAacttgaaatgacactagtttTGTGTGTGAGAACTAAGGAGTGGCCGATTTCTAAGAGTGTGCTACTATTTTCTCAAGTTTccaaaatttatggtgatttgtgacttccatttgaggcatccacattattggtgctaggctctcaaacttcaagcaatcaactactaccaaaaggtatgtaattctactaagAATGCTTTTTAGACAGAAGAAGAGTCCAAGGGGGAATAAGTCTAATGCTTGTTCATACCGAAACTTCTTGATTTATCTAACTTTGCTCTTTTCACCGTCTACCGACCTTCTTGCAAAAACATCATATCCAAAAACTTAGCATTGTACTCCTTTACCACCATTTTTCCTTTCTTCAACTCTAGAAAATCTTTCTCCAACTGCCTTATCTCCTCAGGTGTGTACAAGGTCGGTCCTGAGGATTCAAATGTCAGGACGAGCTGGAAAAAAGGCCCTTAGGCCTTAACATGTAACaaattaaattacaaaaatatttttttaatagctAACCGACGATCCATGCAGCTCTCCTAGCATTCTTGTTAACAAATTAGTTGATCAGCTCTTCGTAGTTATGCTCTCTAAGatttcattctcaatagaatAAAGGAGTACAAATTTTGGTTATTGGGTCGGTTTAGTAATATCATCTTATagcaaattatttaataatttataccaataatcaaaatatattaaaaaaaatactcaTATATTTTATAATTGTTCATGACGAGTTCTTTACTTGTATTTTTTAAAAATCTATAAATACATAAGTATCTTATTTACTTATAACTATCTagtataatataattataatatgaatacTTCATCAAATCAAAAGTAATTATGTACAAAAATAAAATAGGAAAAGGAAGTTCTAACCATTaattaagtttttattttattttattttattattttgtttaaagTATACTAGACAATATAAACTTGATGTATCTAAACATGACATACATCATCAATAAAGTTTTTAAAGGACACGCAAATGACTTTTAGTTTCAAGGTGCAATAACTTTTCTAGATTCAAGTTGGCAAAATGACTTATCAAGGTAATTATTTTTTCGgtatgttcacatctgggtaactatctattttttgtatacatacaggtaacaaacttgttggaagtgttcacatatgccTATTATGACCtgctgtagcaggttacatcctagatgtgaacactttcaacaagttcgttacctagatgtgtacaaaaaaatagttacccaaatatgaacaaaacgaaaagtaagagtaaattatacgaatggtccctgtggtttgggggaatttgtgtttttggtctctaacttatttgtttttaactcggatggtccctactaattatttttgttgcgcgtttggtctctgtcttacctaaaaacactattgtgcccttattaatttaacttttaattaattttcttatttatgtatttattttttatatttttttaaaaaattaatagaccccacatatatgtatctcctcggatgatccctactgttaattttttaattaatttatatttttaatgtggatgatccctactatttatttttgttacgcaTTTGGTCACCGTCTTACCTAAAAGACTATTGTGCACTTATTaagttattttttaattaatttttttatttatatatttaaaaaaataaataagacaagGACCAAACACGCAACAAAAATAATCAGCagggaccatccgagttaaaaaaaataagtaagggaccaaaaacaaaaattcccccaaaccatagggaccattcgtgtaatttactcttatatttcgttttgttcatatttgggtaactattttttttttgtacacatctaggtaacaaacttgttgaaagtgttcacatctaggatgtaacctgctatagTAGGTCATAATGAGCAtagaacacttccaacaagtttgttacctggatgtgtacaaaaaaaagatagttacccagatgtgaacatacGAAAAAGTTAAGTACCTTGATAAATCATTTTCCCATTCTAGTTTATAGGTCTAGACTTTGACTTTTCATATAGAGTACCCGTTAAATTAAATTGCATCTACGCTCATGACCAAAAAAGGGTGGTGTAGTAGACACTCCACTCTATTTTATTATGCCTATTTAAAGTAATAATTAACTCAtcattgaaaaaaataattttctcTCTCTTACTTAATTAATGGTTAAGACACTTCATTTTACCATATAGACACTttaatttaattttgaaatatttttattggtTGAAATTGTATTGTTTTTCGAAAAAGCTGATTATAAATAGTTAATTATAGGTTGACTTTTTTAAAAAATGGTCAATAGGGTGTCTTATTACcaacaccatatatatatatatatatatatatatatatatatatatatatatatatatatatatatatatatatattctaaaactaaaaactaaaagtaTAAACAAGTTGACATAtctaaaactgaaaaaaaaaaattatatagaaaataagtttttgaattttttttgttcaaatcattagtttttttttcaaactttattattgttttgttatattcaattaaattttacgaactttattattttttaaattttcttttattgcttCGTACAGATCAATgattataattaccaaaataaaaaaaaacattaaaaagtaaaactaaaaaaaaaactattttttttgtaaCGGTAAATGATACAGTATAAAACTTCACCataacattaaataaaaaaacataacataaaaaaaaacatattaaaacGCATTTGTCATTTAATGTGTTTTAAgaaaaattggttgtatttttagaagcccataattataatgttaataaacacatatattaataaaaatattataaaaataattttaagagACATATTTGCAAAATAAAATACTAATaactacaaaataaaaaaatctgAATATATatcatttcaaaagaaaatattaaaactattattaaaaagcatataaaccttTTCTATTCTTTTACATGTAacctaataataaatatatttctattatataatttaagtctattattcttttttttaatGTATGCATTTTATTATTTCCAAATTTTGTCAAAAGAGGTGCAGTAATAAAATTATTGAAAACTCAGTAAAAAGTTAAATATATGGAAACAAAATAAAATAGTAAACATAACTTTAATATTTATTGTTGAAAACTATCTTATTgttataaataaaaaagaaataaagaaataaaataaaaaagacgtGCAGTAATAAAAACAAAACGATGAGTTTAAGTTTTTAATGTAGCAAAAGGTAGCCAATAAAACTCAGTCAAAAGATGATTAATCTTAGGTCAAAATAGAATGGAGTGTGATAGGGTGGAGTGCATAAATAAAAAGCCCCCAAAAAAATCTAACAAATCTCAAAAGGAGAGAGTTTTACCTACAAAATAATTTAGAAGGAGAAAGAGCTTTACCTACAAAATATTCAAATGTAGTAGAAGCAACGAAGGTTACAACAACGCCGGCGATCGTCAGTCTTCAGTTCGATTAAGAGACGATGGGTATGCTACGCGATCGAAGACAAGGATGTGGGAGACGaccataaccataagtccatattTTTTACACAAAGAACGGTTCAAAACAGATTGCGATCGCCGGAGATCGGAGACTGCTAGAACAGTGAGTCGGCAACCGGCAACGGTTCAAAACTGGAAGACGAAGGGTTTGGAGACGGTCCACAAAAATCGTAAacctttttagggttttagttttTGATTTCACTAAGTTTCTATCAATACGAGTTTGAAAGAttgtttgttattatatttttgaaaaacattttgttTATCTAACTCCTACATTTCAGCTCTTaattctttttaagttttaacattTAAGAATAAATTATGAGACATATATAAAAGAGATCagagtttttttttcttcttttgtgTTTCTACGTTCATCAAAGGCTATCCTGAACATAGTATTAAAAAAATTGGCCCCTTAAAAAAATAGGCCCTATGCCAATGCCCTCTTTGAAGGTTGCTCTAAACAGGCCTGGTTGTGTATAATTGTTCTTTCATCTTCTCTAGTAGTTCATCCCAAGTTAAATTCTCAACAACACGCCTTCCAATAGATATTTTCAAATTATTCCACCACCTTATTTCGTGGTTTGTAAACCTGTTTGCTACATAATCGGTTCTTTGATTGTCTTTGCGTTGACAATCCACAGAAGCCATCTCCATCACCTTAAACTCATGCTCCGATATCAATTGAAACACCCCTTGCTCAAGCTATctgaaaaatcatttaaaaacaaaTTCATTGTTTAAGATCTTACATTTGCCATATCTATTTATCAAAATAAAGTTTTCTTGATCTACATATACATCACatgcttttatttttattttttaacatttCGGTGTAACAAAATGTCCATCTTTATCATTTTCTTATGCAAAATTGACTTACAATTTACCAAGGATCAAATAAATAGCAAAAACCTTAAGAAGTTTATATTATAAGTACATGAAATCTTGTTACAAAGCTACTTCTTGGTCCCTCCTAAGCTTTTGAAAGCCAATTTTTTATGCTATTAACTTACAATTGATCCTAAAAATCATCAAAAGATAAAagaacaatgctcatccaagtttCTTTGAACATTATGGTAAATTCCAACTGATCATCTAATCATATAAACCCTCGTCAAGCCATATATCAACTAAGAAGTCTACCATttcctgcaaaaaaaaaaaaaaaaaaaaaaacatccaaaTAACAAAAATTAGAACACCTTTTGTTTGGTCAATACAAAGTTGACTTTTGAATGCATTGGCTGGAGGAGAAGATTTTACCAAGAGGGTGTTAGTTGTTACAATAAATAAAAGTAGTCAAGACGCAAAATTTCACTACAGCGAAATAGCTTGGCATTAAAATACTCGTTTTTGCATTAATATAGGCAAGATCTTTGCAATATTGAAATAACAGTTATAACACATCTCAAGAAAAAGTATTTGATTTGTGGTGAAAAATGAAATATTGCAATGTTCATGATATTTGATTTCATGAAAGAAtggtgaaaatgaaaattattacCGATAAAGGGATTGGCTCAGGAAAACGGTCATTATTTGAAAGCAAATCTTCATAAGTCGTTGACCAGCTGCAGTACAATCAAATCCCATGAGTGGATAAAGCAAACAAAATTGCATTTGAATTCTTGAGCTACGTtatcaattttgacttttgagaTTGAAATTAGTCTTTGAactcaaaaaaattcaaaattagaccTATAAACTCGACGTTGTACCACAAATTagggaaaaaaaaaaacaaattggaACGCAAATTAAACCTTATCACGGGATCTTCTGGCGTTCTTTCTCTTTGCGATCTTTGAGATTGATCCCCAATCCATTTTCGTCTGCTCTCGTTCCAAGAAATCAAACCTACAAAATCAAATAATTGATTCATAAAAGATATTTGAGAAAAGAAGCAATGGTCTTTCTGTATTAACTCATAAAAGAAACACCCACCATGGTTAATAAATACAGTGGTGTTACTTCCTTTGTTTTCCGGATGCTTCCTTCCTTCTTTTACAGGTGTAGAAACTTCTAAAGGCCGAGAATTTCCAGTATCCACTTCCATCATCATAATATTGTTCACCATCGAACTTGTAGTGTCGACTTCCATCATGTTTACAGGTATTAAAAAACAATGCTTTTTCACCTCATTTTTTGAATAAACGTATTCAAGATTTCGTTTGTTAGCTACTCATGGCTATAAATCTGCAAAAAAGAAGAGTATATAATTGATGTAAAACAAATAAGCGAAAAATACATCTTATTTGATCGGATATGTGAGCTGATAATTCATTTTAATTAAGGAATTCCCTATCTTTTCAATTGAGGAAGGATATGATATTACATTCACTGATAGAAAGAACACCGGTAATTCCAAATTTACCAAGATCCCACCGACATTCCTAATTAAAAATCAAAAGATCTCACAAATCATGTTTTATTAAGTGTTTATGTCCTCGAAAACCATCTTGAATCTAATATAGGATGTATCTTAGGGATTTGCTTTTGACTTTTAACAGAATTTGCTCTTCAATAgttcaacaaaaagtcaaaaagAAAAGGCATTGCATCAAATACATGCATTCCACATTGTTAGAAAGTAACACAAGAATTAGATATGAAATCCCCAAATCTCACAGACTAATGAATCAAAGAGAAAACCCATTTGTTAATTACATAACAAGTAAAGCATGAAcaagaaaatgaaattaaataataaatataacttgacaaataattaaataaaaatgaaaaaaatagaaatagaaagagagagagagagagagagagagagaaagtaggtGTACCTTGTGGAAATGACCAGATTGCGGAAAGAAAGAAAGGAAATTCAGGAGACGAGAGGGGTTTATATAGagaaaaaaaatgattatttatttatttttattgtttgctttttggcaactttcttgcTGAATACATCTTTTTCGACCCTCGGTCAGTTTCGGGGCCCCTTGTTTCTCAATGGCGTGGATCTTGTCTGGATATCTATTTTTTTCGAATGTAAAGACGGGAATGCCCTTGGATATTACAGTTTAGACTTTGGTTAGGTGAGGTTATCTTGGACATTTTAACATGCCCACAGCCTTGCAGCTTCCCATGGAAAATGACCcattctttgttttcttttttacacctttttcactttaaaaataatattcttttacttatatatattactattggtttaaaaaaaatgaaaacaatgATGTCTTATCATCTCTTAATAAtagtcttctttttttttttttttttttttttttttttaatttatgaacTCTGATATTAAATTTGAATTCTGAAAGTTATATATAATTCAGATGCAACTTTTTTGGCACAATACTACATAGTTTGTTATAAAGTTATATATGTTATAATGTTAACAAGtgattttaaaattttgtaagAGGACTAATGATACGATATATCGTATTATCAATTGATTTTGGTGCCCAATACAAAAAACTTGCGATTTCTGCAACCAAACCTCCCGGAAAGAAACaaactataaaaatataaatgaaacatcaTCAAGACATTGACCTAAAATATGTGAAAGTGAAGTTctattttctttaatattttaatttgtatatatgaaaaaatatttatgtcaaaaaaaaagagaaaactgTAGTTGTCTAGTTTGTAATTTGTTAGAGTTCCAAAATAATTTCAATTTGTAAAATTAGTTTTTTGGCATGGTTTTACTGTGGATATAGTAagtcaaaatgttaaaaaaagtTGTCTATTTTgcctttctatttttttttctatttgttttaacattttaattaataaacaatataaatgactctttctttctttttttctctctctctctctctctctctctcacacacacacacatacaagagAGACCATAAAAATATGGTGCTAGAAAATCATTATGAAGAAGCCATGACAGTAAGAACGGTATTATCATGAAACAACCACAAAAGGCACCTTATTTTCAATTCATACCACTACCTGCCAGGTTAGAGCAAAACTCAGTGCATAACGAAGACAATAGGCATGGGGTGAACATGTCAGCATATTGGTATCGATACAGAACATGAATGACCTTGAAATGACCGGTGGAAACTTTGTCTCGCACAAAGTGAATATCAAGCTTGAAATGCTTt
This window encodes:
- the LOC111913203 gene encoding U11/U12 small nuclear ribonucleoprotein 31 kDa protein, which gives rise to MGRYSDDDEDETFYYRYSSVAPQPPSSSSDKTLTKSSSSSGGKSGGLAPSKSTVYVSNIDYSLTNSDLFTIFSTFGKVAKVTILRDKVTRESRGVAFILFVARDDAVKAVNGINGKILNGRTLTASIAADNGRAPEFIKRRVYKDKSRCYECGEGGHLSYECPKNQFGPRERPQPSKRGRREGGGGGYRRSKEEEGGGDDDETGGDAVFEDDNWASVVDNGADERLLGGRDGNQDETMKKGKKEKTKKTSYFSDESDKED
- the LOC111913202 gene encoding uncharacterized protein LOC111913202; the protein is MMEVDTTSSMVNNIMMMEVDTGNSRPLEVSTPVKEGRKHPENKGSNTTVFINHGLISWNESRRKWIGDQSQRSQRERTPEDPVISWSTTYEDLLSNNDRFPEPIPLSEMVDFLVDIWLDEGLYD